In bacterium, the sequence GGTCCACCTCCTTGAGGCTCACCCCGCCGCGGGTGAGCATGGCCCGGTCAAACCCCGCCGTGCCGCGTACTGTCAGGAGCGTGGCGGTGACCGCTCTCGGTAGGGCCTGGGCCTCGTCGCGCCGCAGACGGCCAGCGGTGGCGCTCTCCGGGTCGATCCCGCAGTTGCGGCAAAGGACATCGGCCAGGGCGCGGGGGATATATTCGGACAGAAGGCGGGCCAGGTGCGAGCGGCCCCGGTCCTGCCGCCACCCGTCCAGGCGGCTTTCCCAGGCGCTGCGGTCGGCTCCGGGGGTGAAATCGAGTTCCAGATCGGCCGGGCCGCCCCGGGACAGGCGGACAGCCACCTCGCCCGAGAGGTCGAGCACGGCCGGGCCGGAAAGGCCCTCGTGGGTGAAAAGCAGCCCGCCCTGGCGCACTGTCGCATGCGCGCCCCGTCCGGCCAGGCGCACCGCGACGTTATCCAGGCTCACACCGGCCAGCTCGACCGGCCAGCTTTCCACTGTGAGCAGCGGGACCAGCGCGGGCAGAGGCTCCACGATCTCATGGCCGAGCGCTGAGGCCAGTCGGTAGCCGTTTCCCGAGCCGCCCAGCCCGGGGTAGCTGCGTCCCCCGGTGGCGATCAGCACCGCGCGGCAGGGGAGAGTTTCGCCGGATATCTCCACCGCTGCCACCCGCCCGTGCTCGGCCCGGACACCGAACACCCGCGAGGTGGCCGCAAGACGGACCCCGGAGCGCCGCGCCCGTTCCAGTAGGGTCTCCAGCACGTTGGCCGAGGAGCCGGCCGCGGGAAACACGCAGCCATCCGGCCGGACCACGGTCTCCAGGCCCAGGCCGCGGAAAAAGCGGCGCAGGCCCTCCGGGTCCAGGCAGCCCAGCGCCGGCCCCAGGAACCGCCCCTGCCGCCCGAACGCCTCCATCATCTGTGCGGCCGTGACGGCGTGGCTCAGGTTGCAGCGCCCGCCGCCCGTGACCAAGAGCTTGAGGCCCGCTCGCGGCATCTGCTCGGCCAGCAGCACACGCAGGCCCCGGCCAGCCGCGGTGGCCGCCGCGGTCAGGCCGGCCGGGCCGGACCCGGCCACGATCAGGTCGTATGGCTCTTTTGTGGACATCCGTTTACGCCTGTTTCAATTGAACATCATTCGTTTTAAGGGGTGTCAAAATCAATTTTGTCTGTTTGCGGTCGGTGAAAGCAGCCAGGCAGTCGCCCCGGAAAGACCAGGAAGCACTTAACCCGAAGCGGCCCACGGGGCCGCCCGGAGGGCCGTATGCTTGAGCCTTGCCAGCGGAGCGGAGTAAGTCCCTCGTGCACAC encodes:
- a CDS encoding NAD(P)/FAD-dependent oxidoreductase, producing MSTKEPYDLIVAGSGPAGLTAAATAAGRGLRVLLAEQMPRAGLKLLVTGGGRCNLSHAVTAAQMMEAFGRQGRFLGPALGCLDPEGLRRFFRGLGLETVVRPDGCVFPAAGSSANVLETLLERARRSGVRLAATSRVFGVRAEHGRVAAVEISGETLPCRAVLIATGGRSYPGLGGSGNGYRLASALGHEIVEPLPALVPLLTVESWPVELAGVSLDNVAVRLAGRGAHATVRQGGLLFTHEGLSGPAVLDLSGEVAVRLSRGGPADLELDFTPGADRSAWESRLDGWRQDRGRSHLARLLSEYIPRALADVLCRNCGIDPESATAGRLRRDEAQALPRAVTATLLTVRGTAGFDRAMLTRGGVSLKEVDPATLESRRVKGLYFAGEVLDLDGPCGGYNLQWAFSSGELAGRSISVR